A window from bacterium encodes these proteins:
- a CDS encoding cofactor-independent phosphoglycerate mutase produces the protein MKYIVILGDGMSDYPVKKLNGETPLMVAKKPSIDRIARNGRCGLFVTVEADMPPGSEVANLTVLGYDPKTCYEGRGVLEAASIGVELKPTDIAARCNLICVQDGKIKNHSAGHITTEEAVELIKEVDRRLGGEIVRFYPGLSYRHLLVLTQGSKDLECFPPHDNVGRPIEEILIKPRSPDAEKTAQQLNDLIRRSNGILVQHPVNEKRKREGKDEANYIWPWSPGRRPTMKTLQEKYGIKGAVISAVDLINGTGIYAGMDVMQVKGATGLWDTNYEGKAEAVLNAIADHDFVYCHVEATDEAGHGKDLGLKIKTIEYLDNRLVERVLKGLEEKNIEAVVAVLPDHSTPVEYGIHVKDPVPVAIWDPRRPADPVVRFDEESVKSGSLGMMHGAQFMETLLDYKR, from the coding sequence ATGAAATACATCGTTATCCTCGGCGACGGCATGTCGGATTACCCGGTCAAAAAATTAAACGGCGAGACGCCCCTCATGGTCGCGAAGAAACCATCGATCGACCGGATCGCCCGCAACGGCAGGTGCGGTCTTTTTGTCACCGTGGAAGCGGACATGCCGCCAGGGAGCGAAGTGGCGAACCTGACCGTGCTCGGCTATGACCCGAAGACCTGTTATGAAGGAAGAGGCGTTCTGGAAGCGGCGAGCATCGGCGTCGAACTGAAACCGACCGATATTGCCGCCCGCTGCAACCTTATCTGCGTGCAAGACGGAAAGATAAAGAACCATTCAGCCGGACACATTACAACGGAAGAGGCCGTAGAACTGATAAAAGAGGTTGACCGGCGCCTGGGCGGCGAGATCGTGCGTTTTTATCCGGGGTTAAGTTATCGGCATCTGCTCGTGTTGACGCAGGGTTCGAAAGATCTTGAATGTTTTCCTCCGCACGATAACGTCGGCAGGCCGATAGAGGAGATCCTGATCAAACCGCGCAGCCCTGACGCTGAAAAGACCGCGCAACAGTTGAACGATCTGATACGCCGCTCGAACGGCATACTTGTGCAGCATCCGGTCAATGAAAAGCGAAAAAGAGAAGGTAAGGACGAGGCGAACTACATATGGCCCTGGTCGCCGGGACGACGGCCAACAATGAAGACCCTGCAGGAAAAGTACGGGATCAAAGGAGCCGTAATATCCGCCGTCGACCTGATAAACGGCACCGGTATTTACGCCGGCATGGATGTTATGCAGGTAAAAGGCGCCACAGGGTTATGGGACACGAATTATGAAGGCAAGGCAGAAGCGGTTTTGAACGCGATCGCGGACCACGATTTTGTGTACTGCCACGTGGAGGCGACGGACGAGGCCGGGCACGGCAAGGACCTTGGATTAAAGATAAAAACGATCGAGTATCTTGATAACCGCCTGGTCGAACGGGTGCTTAAAGGTCTCGAAGAGAAGAATATCGAGGCGGTCGTCGCGGTCTTGCCGGATCATTCAACGCCGGTGGAATACGGGATCCACGTCAAAGACCCCGTCCCGGTGGCGATCT